A genomic stretch from Vibrio neptunius includes:
- a CDS encoding helix-turn-helix domain-containing protein: MKDVSTIGGRLKEILFVKGVSAAELCRKVGIERGYMSKLLNNKIKNPHKNMTQIAKALNVSYEWLMTGVERNGTYERDYDVEGIVNSKLQKIGFFETGMPISKFHKLIYNDESINIISTKKLGAGNYLFQSGEDIIELFRVDNFINLTWYPHEPEKDYIPIGKVITKISKEHINDKKLKLVEG; the protein is encoded by the coding sequence TTGAAAGATGTCAGCACTATCGGCGGGCGACTAAAAGAAATTCTTTTTGTTAAAGGTGTTTCTGCAGCTGAGCTATGTAGAAAAGTGGGTATTGAGAGAGGCTACATGAGTAAACTTCTCAATAACAAAATTAAAAACCCGCATAAGAATATGACCCAAATAGCGAAAGCACTTAATGTATCCTACGAATGGCTGATGACAGGTGTTGAGCGCAATGGTACCTATGAGCGAGATTACGATGTAGAAGGTATAGTTAATTCTAAGCTTCAAAAGATTGGTTTTTTTGAAACTGGTATGCCAATATCCAAGTTCCACAAGCTTATATATAATGATGAGTCCATCAATATAATTAGCACTAAGAAACTTGGTGCCGGAAACTATTTATTTCAAAGCGGTGAAGACATTATCGAGTTATTTAGAGTAGATAATTTTATAAATTTAACTTGGTATCCTCACGAACCTGAAAAAGATTACATCCCAATTGGCAAGGTTATCACTAAAATCAGTAAGGAACATATCAATGACAAGAAGCTTAAACTTGTTGAAGGTTGA
- a CDS encoding protein kinase, protein MKKIQHSQKKTGRLSLSKISLGILCALGCIGAANAADHQLNEQRDLREALELSQALEISKQQAAQEQQLRDNEARELAEAIELSKALELSKQQALKEQQLRDNEARELAEAIELSKALELSKQQALKEQQLRDNEARELAEAIELSKALELSKQQAQKEQNQLEIDTANILESLKGLGMPLEEDYQPHISEVEVIEDIQEPVDFYAAMGAPVHLSEQDLSKPLAPITSTKKVDGIASQEKEALDALMAKQEEKQLEIDTANILESLKGLGMPLEDEHQKYISEVEVIEDIQEPVDLYAVLGAPVVVGEEDLSKPLAPITSTQKVDGIASQEKEALDTLIEQSKQSSLVDGDSTELNIDLSKVLEGLKGLGMPLEDEYQPYISEVEVIEDIQEPVDLYAVLGAPVLVGEEDLSKPFAPIISTQKVDGLASIELLNEPLEEQPHSALLDSLYSVKAKIARDADAEQGILAMQVGDEFEIIQDKHMPWLWAANRETGEAGWVNFADTEYTQRSLDLFKRRDLAQLKAKQAREAASFTVKAIGYFDAAAFEGTEEIERLTNTKVFSLEEGEQFYITDYSEDWWEAIDAQGNTGLVPSNLVEIVEKMTGLEHSALERHASIVSPKHVDQSMGLTHVEPDLIKGTELKASKYKLADEKDFYFRARLLSELHAQNAQIFGQSAGSLEGIYAGVDWHVGDKIQSGAFGAIYPITFTLPSGSAVQMALKVISSYKVDINSINNELGMLKKFNGHPRFVSYYGSYQTKEGDYIIAMELMEGDVFDEAIPYTSTMFTQVVDALAELRKEGIFHGDIKAENVLHKNGQYYMADLGGSKQAYFGVEHPHVAFTWLTSAPEIEHVPHFALTRQNLAQENPYLLDPFAADVFSAGMTLMLKKHEKFAAEVWKTITDERDTYASEHEMDRMYKMTLIREFTALVQAKDGRMDAEDTLLAQMVKPNPEERITVAELQRALLKQRLM, encoded by the coding sequence ATGAAAAAAATACAACACTCACAGAAGAAAACCGGAAGGTTATCTTTGTCCAAAATATCTTTAGGGATATTGTGCGCATTAGGATGCATTGGTGCTGCCAATGCGGCAGATCATCAACTGAATGAACAACGAGACTTAAGAGAAGCATTGGAACTTTCTCAAGCATTGGAAATATCAAAACAACAAGCCGCACAAGAGCAGCAACTGCGTGATAACGAAGCGCGCGAGCTGGCGGAAGCTATCGAACTGTCGAAAGCATTGGAGCTGTCTAAACAGCAAGCTCTCAAAGAACAACAACTGCGTGATAACGAAGCGCGCGAGCTGGCGGAAGCTATCGAATTGTCGAAAGCATTGGAGCTGTCTAAACAGCAAGCTCTCAAAGAACAACAACTACGTGATAACGAAGCGCGCGAGCTGGCGGAAGCTATCGAATTGTCGAAAGCATTGGAGCTGTCTAAACAGCAAGCACAAAAAGAACAAAACCAGCTTGAAATTGATACGGCTAATATTCTCGAAAGCCTTAAAGGCCTCGGCATGCCGTTGGAGGAAGACTATCAGCCACACATTTCTGAAGTTGAAGTGATTGAGGACATCCAAGAGCCAGTTGATTTTTATGCTGCCATGGGTGCACCAGTCCACCTTAGTGAACAGGACTTAAGCAAACCGCTCGCACCCATCACATCAACCAAAAAGGTTGATGGCATTGCTTCTCAAGAAAAAGAAGCGCTTGATGCCCTGATGGCTAAGCAAGAAGAAAAACAGCTTGAAATTGACACGGCTAATATTCTCGAAAGCCTTAAAGGGCTCGGCATGCCGTTGGAGGATGAGCATCAGAAATATATTTCTGAAGTTGAAGTGATTGAGGACATACAAGAGCCAGTTGATCTTTATGCTGTATTGGGCGCACCAGTCGTTGTTGGTGAAGAAGACTTAAGCAAGCCGCTCGCACCCATCACATCAACACAAAAGGTTGATGGCATTGCTTCTCAAGAAAAAGAAGCGCTTGATACGTTGATTGAGCAATCAAAGCAATCCTCGTTGGTCGATGGAGACTCTACCGAGTTAAATATCGACCTCAGCAAAGTACTTGAAGGCTTAAAAGGTTTAGGTATGCCGTTGGAGGATGAGTATCAACCATATATTTCAGAAGTTGAAGTGATTGAGGACATTCAAGAGCCGGTTGATCTATATGCTGTGTTGGGCGCACCAGTCCTTGTTGGTGAAGAAGACCTAAGCAAGCCGTTCGCACCAATCATCTCAACCCAAAAAGTTGATGGCCTTGCGTCTATAGAGTTATTAAACGAACCTCTAGAAGAACAACCGCATTCTGCTCTGTTAGACTCCCTATATTCGGTAAAAGCAAAGATTGCGAGAGATGCCGATGCTGAGCAAGGTATATTAGCGATGCAAGTGGGTGATGAATTTGAGATCATTCAAGATAAACATATGCCATGGCTATGGGCTGCAAATCGAGAGACAGGCGAAGCAGGTTGGGTAAACTTTGCTGATACAGAATATACACAAAGAAGCTTAGATCTCTTTAAACGAAGAGACTTAGCTCAGCTAAAAGCAAAACAAGCCCGCGAAGCTGCATCGTTCACAGTAAAAGCCATTGGCTATTTTGACGCTGCTGCTTTCGAGGGCACTGAAGAAATTGAACGTCTGACGAATACCAAGGTCTTCTCCTTGGAAGAAGGCGAACAGTTTTACATCACGGACTACAGCGAAGATTGGTGGGAAGCGATTGACGCTCAAGGTAACACCGGGCTCGTCCCATCCAACCTAGTGGAAATTGTTGAAAAAATGACAGGGCTTGAGCATTCTGCTCTAGAAAGACATGCCTCTATCGTGTCCCCTAAACATGTTGATCAATCTATGGGCTTAACCCATGTAGAACCAGACCTGATCAAAGGTACTGAGCTAAAGGCCTCTAAGTACAAACTCGCTGATGAAAAAGACTTTTACTTTAGAGCTCGACTACTCAGCGAACTTCATGCACAAAATGCACAAATATTTGGGCAGAGTGCTGGCAGTTTAGAGGGTATTTACGCAGGGGTTGATTGGCATGTAGGGGACAAAATACAGAGTGGTGCTTTTGGTGCTATCTATCCGATTACCTTTACGTTGCCAAGTGGTAGCGCAGTGCAAATGGCCCTGAAAGTGATCTCCAGCTACAAGGTAGACATCAACAGCATTAACAATGAACTTGGCATGCTCAAAAAATTCAATGGTCATCCACGTTTTGTTTCATACTACGGTTCATACCAAACCAAAGAGGGAGATTACATCATCGCAATGGAGTTGATGGAAGGAGATGTTTTCGATGAGGCGATTCCATATACCTCAACAATGTTTACTCAAGTCGTTGATGCTTTAGCGGAACTAAGAAAAGAAGGCATCTTCCATGGGGACATAAAAGCCGAGAACGTTTTGCATAAAAATGGGCAATATTATATGGCAGACCTAGGTGGTTCAAAACAAGCCTATTTCGGTGTTGAGCACCCTCACGTGGCGTTCACGTGGTTAACTAGTGCTCCGGAAATAGAACATGTTCCACATTTCGCGCTGACTCGCCAGAACTTAGCTCAAGAAAATCCTTATTTACTTGACCCATTTGCTGCCGATGTATTTTCTGCGGGTATGACACTTATGCTTAAGAAGCACGAGAAATTTGCCGCCGAAGTATGGAAAACGATTACCGATGAACGCGATACTTACGCCAGCGAACACGAAATGGATCGTATGTACAAAATGACGTTAATTCGTGAATTTACCGCGTTAGTGCAAGCTAAAGATGGCCGTATGGATGCAGAAGATACGCTTTTAGCTCAGATGGTTAAACCTAACCCTGAAGAGCGAATTACCGTTGCGGAGCTTCAACGAGCTCTACTCAAGCAGCGCCTAATGTAA
- a CDS encoding flagella assembly protein FlgT encodes MKKSLLVLISTIYASLYATIASAGWYEVTGTATVVSSEEVARIHALEDAIYKAISFSGADIGSISNLRPLLESDRKEYQFSNTEVRYILVDEQKVRSGVMFVKARIDIYPSATGCHVSQYKKTFLVGNIDVESPQQAVMGQIYSVGDDFATVINRQLDQQSASFVSVGTTDYQISQRYPERLKMIAQDTGAQYIIGGVITDLTATIEQKVLRDDIINRQFALEMTVFDGKTGNEVYNRNYREVARWPFPKTSQVDTKSARFWASTYGDMMLRVSRNIMLDLESEVSCKITLPEIISKWDNVLTMDLGRIHGVQQGDKLKLWHTGSFIDQRGLPRNKVTESNITLTVSRVYENEAELTVDQPELAGSIQIGDVMHKML; translated from the coding sequence ATGAAAAAATCACTTCTTGTCCTAATTTCAACCATTTACGCTTCGCTTTACGCGACTATAGCGTCTGCTGGATGGTATGAAGTGACGGGTACCGCTACTGTGGTTTCCTCTGAAGAGGTCGCTCGTATTCATGCCTTGGAAGACGCCATCTATAAAGCCATCAGCTTTTCTGGCGCTGACATCGGCAGTATTTCAAACTTAAGACCGCTGCTCGAAAGTGACCGTAAGGAGTATCAATTCAGCAATACCGAAGTTCGCTATATTTTGGTCGATGAGCAAAAAGTGCGCAGTGGCGTCATGTTTGTCAAAGCACGTATTGATATCTACCCATCGGCAACAGGTTGCCATGTCAGTCAATACAAAAAAACGTTTCTGGTCGGCAATATCGACGTGGAATCCCCTCAACAGGCCGTCATGGGCCAAATTTATAGTGTGGGGGACGATTTTGCGACTGTGATTAATCGCCAACTTGACCAACAATCCGCAAGTTTTGTCTCTGTTGGTACCACAGACTATCAAATAAGCCAGCGTTATCCGGAACGTCTTAAAATGATCGCACAAGACACAGGTGCTCAATACATCATCGGTGGCGTTATCACCGACTTAACTGCCACCATTGAGCAGAAGGTGTTAAGAGACGATATCATCAACCGTCAGTTTGCGCTGGAAATGACCGTATTCGATGGCAAAACTGGTAATGAAGTGTACAACCGCAATTATCGTGAAGTGGCGCGCTGGCCATTTCCAAAAACCAGTCAAGTCGATACTAAAAGTGCTCGTTTCTGGGCCTCAACATACGGTGATATGATGCTGCGAGTCAGCCGTAACATCATGCTAGATTTGGAATCGGAAGTATCGTGTAAGATTACGCTCCCAGAAATCATTTCAAAGTGGGACAATGTCCTTACTATGGATTTAGGCCGCATCCACGGCGTTCAGCAAGGGGATAAGCTCAAACTTTGGCATACAGGATCCTTTATAGACCAACGCGGTTTACCGCGTAATAAGGTGACAGAATCGAACATTACTCTCACAGTCTCCCGTGTGTATGAAAACGAAGCAGAGCTGACCGTTGATCAGCCTGAACTGGCGGGCAGTATTCAGATTGGCGATGTGATGCACAAGATGCTTTAA
- the flgP gene encoding flagellar assembly lipoprotein FlgP encodes MKKLFLLAVALIMLGCQPLQNMRPDDWLTAVGYANISEQKGRTDEERQVRAMRASKIDAYRELAEQVYGMRVSGRADLQDQRLGTELTSGAVDGVIRGAEVVRSYKVGDSYVTELRLDIKKMDKLRDYGEVQAVPEKRQQTLF; translated from the coding sequence ATGAAGAAGCTATTTTTACTGGCAGTTGCATTAATTATGCTTGGCTGCCAACCGTTGCAGAATATGCGTCCAGATGATTGGTTAACAGCGGTTGGCTACGCTAATATTAGTGAGCAGAAAGGTCGCACAGATGAAGAGCGTCAGGTACGAGCAATGCGTGCCTCTAAGATTGACGCCTATCGGGAGCTTGCAGAGCAAGTATATGGCATGCGAGTGAGCGGCCGAGCCGATCTGCAGGATCAACGTCTAGGTACTGAACTAACCTCTGGTGCGGTCGACGGTGTTATTCGTGGTGCTGAAGTAGTCCGCAGTTATAAAGTGGGCGACAGCTACGTGACTGAATTGCGACTGGACATCAAAAAGATGGATAAATTGCGTGACTATGGTGAAGTGCAGGCTGTGCCAGAAAAACGCCAGCAAACTCTTTTCTAA
- the flgN gene encoding flagellar export chaperone FlgN, with protein MAGLSSLIEFQLKSATDLSLLLEKEKVAIASRVAKDIEQLAKEKLTLINQLQQTDQRIGQHPDVATLSTDPELSPLVEQIRSIVHDCQQANAINGEALQRAQLSFNKLNNLMQQTQGKLGMTYTAEGQTKNVTTLGTNIKA; from the coding sequence ATGGCAGGCCTAAGCAGTTTAATTGAGTTTCAACTCAAAAGCGCAACCGATCTTTCATTGCTGTTGGAGAAAGAGAAAGTGGCCATTGCTAGCAGAGTCGCGAAAGACATTGAACAGCTTGCCAAAGAAAAACTGACATTAATTAACCAACTTCAACAGACCGACCAACGCATTGGCCAACATCCAGATGTTGCGACTTTATCTACCGACCCAGAGTTGAGCCCTCTGGTTGAGCAGATTCGATCCATCGTCCATGACTGTCAGCAAGCAAATGCAATCAATGGTGAAGCTCTTCAACGGGCACAGTTGAGCTTTAATAAACTCAATAACTTGATGCAGCAGACCCAAGGTAAACTCGGTATGACCTACACTGCAGAGGGTCAGACCAAGAATGTCACAACATTAGGCACGAACATTAAAGCCTGA
- the flgM gene encoding flagellar biosynthesis anti-sigma factor FlgM, with product MAGIDNIRSGQTVTTSTRNTARNESSPSATDSAKKSEVAQDSVSLSQQGKAVGEMHTQLASQPSFDQAKVAAIKEAIANGSYSVDPQKLADNMIKFEKELGGFE from the coding sequence ATGGCAGGCATTGATAATATACGCTCTGGACAGACGGTGACAACGTCGACGAGAAACACAGCGCGTAATGAAAGCAGCCCTTCTGCAACGGATTCAGCAAAAAAATCTGAAGTTGCACAAGACTCTGTATCCTTAAGTCAACAAGGTAAGGCAGTCGGTGAAATGCATACCCAACTTGCTAGCCAGCCAAGCTTTGACCAGGCCAAAGTTGCCGCTATCAAAGAAGCCATAGCAAATGGCTCTTACAGCGTTGACCCTCAAAAGCTGGCTGACAATATGATCAAGTTCGAGAAAGAACTTGGCGGTTTCGAGTAA
- the flgA gene encoding flagellar basal body P-ring formation protein FlgA — translation MTYLKSHLCSFSITNCRAFYKNFYKSIVFLCFFFSFSATSATPEQIITIQRAAEEYVLSTIEWPLGGTLDARAANIDSRVSATDCPSPLDTSSSSTNPNASNITVLVECSEDNWKLYVPVRLTRSGPQVVLVGPLSRGQVISRQDVTINMVDLQRFRRQGFSNIDAVIGAKTKKNLRAGEVIESNDVCVVCRNETVTIKAIKSGMTITTKGTALTDGSHGEQIRVKNIKSNRIIEGRVTGISEVTVVF, via the coding sequence ATGACATACTTAAAATCACACTTATGCTCATTTTCCATAACTAATTGTAGAGCTTTCTATAAAAACTTTTATAAGTCTATCGTCTTTTTATGCTTTTTCTTTAGTTTTTCAGCAACATCAGCCACACCTGAGCAAATTATCACTATCCAGAGAGCAGCAGAAGAGTACGTTCTATCAACCATCGAATGGCCTTTAGGTGGTACACTGGACGCAAGAGCGGCAAACATTGACAGCCGTGTCTCCGCCACTGATTGCCCTAGCCCGCTAGACACATCCTCCTCCTCTACCAACCCTAACGCCAGTAACATCACAGTGTTAGTAGAGTGTAGCGAAGATAACTGGAAATTATATGTTCCCGTCAGACTAACTCGTTCTGGTCCTCAAGTTGTGCTCGTTGGTCCGCTTAGTCGAGGCCAAGTAATCTCTCGACAAGATGTCACTATTAATATGGTAGACTTGCAACGCTTCAGGCGGCAAGGCTTTTCCAACATTGATGCCGTAATTGGGGCAAAAACAAAAAAAAATCTACGTGCTGGCGAAGTCATTGAAAGCAATGATGTATGTGTAGTTTGCCGCAATGAAACGGTCACAATCAAAGCGATAAAGTCAGGTATGACCATTACAACTAAGGGCACAGCACTCACAGATGGGTCACATGGTGAGCAGATAAGAGTGAAAAATATAAAATCCAACCGTATAATTGAAGGTAGGGTCACAGGGATTTCTGAGGTGACGGTTGTTTTTTGA
- a CDS encoding chemotaxis protein CheV, translating into MSGILDSVNQRTQLVGQNRLELLTFRLMGRQRYGINVFKVKEVLQCPKLTSMPNLHHLVKGVAHIRGHTVSVIDLSLAVGGRPTTDVEKAFVVIAEFNRTIQAFLVTSVERIINMHWEAILPPPEGAGKSNYLTAVTNIDNELVEILDVEKILAEIAPVDETMDASIGEEIAQVESQKEIVRRILIADDSTVARKQVERAITSLGFEAIAVIDGKQAYEKLVEMAAEGSIYDQISLVISDIEMPEMDGYTLTAEVRRNPDLKDLYVILHSSLSGVFNQAMVERVGANSFIAKFNPDELGNAVKTALTE; encoded by the coding sequence ATGTCGGGTATTCTTGATTCGGTGAATCAGCGTACGCAACTCGTCGGTCAAAACCGATTGGAACTCTTAACGTTTCGCCTGATGGGGCGACAACGCTACGGGATAAACGTATTTAAAGTAAAAGAGGTACTTCAGTGCCCCAAGCTTACTTCGATGCCAAACTTGCACCATTTAGTCAAAGGTGTGGCTCATATCCGTGGCCATACTGTGTCAGTTATTGATTTGAGTTTAGCTGTTGGTGGTCGTCCGACTACGGATGTTGAAAAAGCGTTTGTTGTTATTGCTGAATTTAACCGTACGATCCAAGCTTTCCTTGTGACATCAGTAGAACGTATCATTAACATGCACTGGGAAGCGATACTGCCACCGCCTGAAGGCGCTGGTAAATCCAATTATTTGACGGCAGTCACTAACATTGATAACGAGCTTGTCGAGATCCTCGATGTTGAAAAAATCCTTGCAGAAATCGCGCCAGTTGACGAAACAATGGACGCCTCAATCGGCGAGGAGATAGCTCAGGTCGAGTCACAGAAAGAGATAGTTCGCCGAATTTTAATCGCGGACGACTCCACTGTTGCCCGTAAGCAAGTTGAACGTGCAATTACATCACTGGGCTTTGAAGCCATAGCTGTTATTGATGGAAAGCAAGCTTATGAAAAATTGGTTGAAATGGCTGCGGAAGGCAGTATCTACGACCAGATTTCATTAGTTATCTCCGACATAGAGATGCCAGAAATGGATGGCTATACTTTAACAGCAGAAGTAAGACGTAACCCTGATCTTAAAGATCTTTATGTTATTCTCCATTCATCACTCAGTGGTGTATTTAACCAAGCGATGGTTGAGCGTGTAGGAGCTAACTCCTTTATTGCGAAATTCAACCCTGATGAACTTGGTAATGCAGTGAAGACTGCGCTTACTGAATAA
- a CDS encoding protein-glutamate O-methyltransferase: MTAITISDQEYRDFSRFLESQCGIVLGDSKQYLVRSRLSPLVTKFKLSSLSDLLRDVVTGRNRELRVAAVDAMTTNETLWFRDTYPFEVLANKLLPEAAASKRPIKIWSAASSSGQEPYSMAMTILETQQRKPGMLPNVSVTATDISASMLDMCRAGVYDNLALGRGLSPERRRNFFEDAGDGRMKVKDNVKRLVNFRPQNLMDSYALLGKFDIIFCRNVLIYFSPDMKSQVLNQMANSLNPGGHLLLGASESLTGLTDRFEMVRCNPGIIYKLK; this comes from the coding sequence ATGACAGCGATAACTATAAGCGATCAAGAGTATCGTGATTTCAGCCGTTTCTTAGAATCTCAATGTGGTATTGTGCTGGGTGACAGCAAGCAATACTTAGTGAGGAGTCGATTGAGCCCTCTGGTGACAAAGTTTAAGCTCAGCTCTTTGTCCGATCTTCTTCGAGATGTTGTCACTGGTCGTAACCGAGAGTTACGTGTTGCCGCTGTGGATGCTATGACAACCAACGAAACGCTTTGGTTTCGTGATACTTACCCATTTGAAGTCCTTGCTAATAAACTGCTGCCGGAAGCGGCGGCAAGCAAACGACCAATAAAAATCTGGTCAGCAGCGAGTTCTTCTGGTCAGGAGCCATATTCCATGGCGATGACTATTCTCGAAACTCAACAACGCAAACCAGGAATGTTGCCCAACGTATCTGTCACGGCAACAGACATTTCTGCGAGTATGCTGGATATGTGTCGCGCCGGTGTTTACGATAACCTTGCGCTTGGGCGTGGTCTGTCTCCTGAGCGTCGTCGAAATTTCTTTGAGGACGCTGGCGATGGCCGGATGAAGGTCAAAGATAACGTTAAGCGTTTGGTTAATTTCCGCCCTCAAAACCTGATGGACAGTTATGCCTTGTTAGGTAAGTTCGATATCATTTTCTGTCGTAACGTGTTGATTTATTTCTCTCCTGACATGAAATCTCAGGTTTTAAACCAGATGGCTAACAGTTTAAACCCAGGAGGACATCTACTACTTGGAGCGTCTGAGTCTTTAACTGGATTAACTGACCGTTTCGAGATGGTCCGCTGTAACCCAGGTATTATTTATAAACTTAAATAA
- the flgB gene encoding flagellar basal body rod protein FlgB, with translation MAISFDNALGIHQYTVGVRERNAEVISTNIAQANTPGYKSKGMDFQKALQAATSEASIGLSRTDSRHIPASTQVTGEVLYRLPTQPDTGDGNTVDVDLERNLFMQNQIRHQASLDFLGSKFKNLTKALKGSN, from the coding sequence ATGGCTATATCTTTCGACAACGCATTAGGTATCCACCAATACACGGTGGGCGTACGTGAGCGCAATGCTGAGGTGATTTCCACCAACATTGCTCAGGCGAACACTCCTGGCTATAAATCGAAAGGCATGGACTTCCAAAAGGCATTGCAGGCGGCAACGTCGGAGGCAAGCATTGGACTTAGCCGTACCGACAGTCGGCACATTCCTGCCTCTACACAAGTGACTGGGGAAGTGCTTTATCGACTTCCGACTCAACCTGACACCGGTGATGGCAACACGGTGGATGTAGATTTGGAACGTAACTTGTTTATGCAAAACCAAATTAGACATCAGGCATCACTTGACTTCTTAGGAAGTAAATTCAAGAACTTAACGAAAGCATTAAAGGGGAGTAACTAG
- the flgC gene encoding flagellar basal body rod protein FlgC, producing MSLFNVFNVTGSAMSAESVRLNTTSSNLANADSVSSSAKDTYKARHAVFGAELSKAKYGRDHTVPVQVLGIVESDKPLDAEYNPDHPLANDDGYIYKPNVNVMEEMANMISASRSYQTNVQVADASKQMLLRTLQMGQ from the coding sequence ATGAGCTTGTTTAACGTTTTCAATGTAACTGGTTCTGCCATGAGCGCTGAATCTGTTCGTCTAAATACAACCTCAAGCAACTTGGCAAACGCCGATAGTGTCTCTAGCTCTGCGAAAGACACTTATAAAGCTCGCCACGCTGTATTTGGTGCTGAGTTAAGTAAGGCTAAGTATGGTCGAGACCATACGGTGCCGGTGCAAGTATTGGGGATAGTTGAAAGTGATAAACCGCTTGATGCGGAGTACAACCCAGATCACCCACTCGCTAATGACGATGGCTATATCTACAAGCCAAACGTTAATGTGATGGAAGAGATGGCTAATATGATATCTGCTTCTCGTTCATATCAAACGAATGTGCAAGTAGCAGATGCAAGCAAACAAATGCTGCTGCGTACGCTGCAGATGGGTCAATAA
- the flgD gene encoding flagellar hook assembly protein FlgD — MAGGINNNVGQSGLSYVDQLKQLQDKNKPDETTGKQDLKQEDFLSLLTKQLAQQDPFKPVSNDQMIAQMASFATVDGIGKMNNQFETLNASMTSNQALQASSLVGRDVLVPGAAGVKAGDGAMAAMVKLPQSVDNLMVRVEDQMGQLIRTFDVGSKPAGDNRVEWDGKDQNGNPLPAGKYNVKASGLLDGQAKDFEVSTYANVNSVLLGKGDGNVLLNLAGFESPVRLAEVLEVGKA; from the coding sequence ATGGCCGGGGGCATTAATAATAATGTTGGTCAGAGTGGCTTGTCCTATGTTGACCAGCTTAAACAACTTCAGGACAAGAATAAGCCTGATGAAACAACAGGTAAGCAGGATCTTAAACAAGAAGACTTCTTATCTTTGCTCACCAAGCAGCTTGCCCAGCAAGATCCGTTTAAGCCGGTTAGCAATGACCAGATGATTGCTCAAATGGCGTCGTTTGCGACGGTGGATGGTATCGGAAAAATGAACAATCAGTTTGAAACACTGAATGCATCGATGACGTCCAACCAAGCACTTCAGGCATCATCACTTGTCGGTCGGGACGTTTTAGTTCCAGGGGCGGCTGGGGTGAAGGCTGGTGACGGAGCCATGGCTGCTATGGTCAAACTGCCTCAATCCGTTGATAACTTGATGGTGAGAGTTGAAGACCAAATGGGGCAGCTAATCCGTACCTTTGATGTCGGTTCAAAACCTGCAGGTGACAACCGCGTTGAGTGGGATGGTAAAGATCAAAACGGTAATCCATTGCCGGCTGGCAAATACAATGTGAAAGCATCAGGTTTGCTGGACGGGCAGGCGAAAGATTTTGAAGTTTCGACTTACGCTAACGTAAATAGCGTCTTGCTCGGTAAAGGTGATGGTAACGTACTACTCAATCTGGCTGGCTTTGAGTCGCCAGTTCGACTTGCTGAAGTACTAGAAGTTGGCAAAGCGTAA